A window from Nasonia vitripennis strain AsymCx chromosome 2 unlocalized genomic scaffold, Nvit_psr_1.1 chr2_random0010, whole genome shotgun sequence encodes these proteins:
- the LOC100115350 gene encoding U4/U6 small nuclear ribonucleoprotein Prp31 isoform X1 yields the protein MSLADELLADLEDDADDKEPEEQVVAEQLIPTSLTNKITEKDIKVDSVRELAKLWDSPLMQRVTSQIDKYSKILRKSSDIIGTVESDPEYQLIVEANNLAVEIDTEIATIHRFTTSKYSKRFPELESLVVEHLEYMMTVKELGNDLDRAKNNEILQQFLTQATIMVVSVTASTTQGQLLTDAEKAAIDEACDMAIELSNLKQRIFEYVESRMAFIAPNLSTIVGASTAAKLMGVAGGLTKLSKMPACNILLLGTKKTTLSGFSQTAALPHTGFIYYSKIVQDTPEDLRRKAARLVAAKSTLAARVDACHESTDGTIGQQLREEIEKKLDKLLEPPPVKFIKPLPKPIDPGRKKRGGKRVRKMKERYAITEFRKQANRMNFADIESDAYQEDLGYTRGTIGKAGTGRIRLPQIDEKTKVRISKTLQKNLQKQQQWGGSTTVKKQISGTASSIAFTPLQGLEIVNPQAAEKKVSEANAKYFSNTAGFLKVKKT from the exons ATGTCTTTGGCTGACGAACTATTAGCTGATCTTGAAGATGACGCCGATGACAAGGAGCCAGAGGAGCAGGTGGTGGCGGAACAACTTATTCCCACatcgttgacgaacaaaattACGGAAAAAG ATATTAAAGTCGACTCGGTCAGAGAACTAGCAAAATTATGGGACTCACCTTTGATGCAAAGGGTCACGTCGCAGATCGATAAGTACAGCAAAATTCTTCGAAAGTCCTCTGACATTATAGGTACTGTTGAGTCCGATCCAGAATATCAGCTGATTGTGGAAGCCAACAATTTAGCCGTTGAAATAGACACAGAAATAG CAACAATACACAGGTTTACGACTAGCAAATACTCAAAAAGATTTCCAGAATTAGAATCTCTGGTCGTTGAACACTTGGAGTATATGATGACCGTCAAAGAATTAGGAAATGATTTAGACAGAGCAAAGAATAACGAAATCTTACAGCAGTTCCTCACTCAAGCAACAATTATGGTTGTTTCTGTAACTGCATCAACAACACAGGG ACAGCTGTTAACGGATGCAGAAAAGGCAGCAATTGATGAAGCCTGCGATATGGCTATCGAATtaagtaatttaaaacaaagaaTATTTGAGTATGTTGAGAGTAGAATGGCATTTATTGCTCCAAATTTATCTACAATTGTTGGTGCCTCAACTGCAGCTAAGCTGATGG GTGTTGCTGGAGGATTAACAAAGCTGTCAAAAATGCCAGCTTgcaatattttacttttaggAACTAAAAAGACTAcattatctggtttttcacaAACCGCAGCATTACCTCACACaggatttatttattattcaaaaattgtaCAGGATACCCCAGAA GACTTGAGAAGAAAAGCTGCAAGACTTGTAGCTGCAAAAAGTACACTTGCTGCTCGTGTTGATGCCTGTCATGAAAGTACGGATGGTACAATTGGTCAACAATTGCGtgaagaaattgaaaaaaaattagacaAACTTTTGGAACCACCACCCGTTAAATTTATCAAGCCATTGCCAAAGCCAATTGATCCAGGCAGGAAGAAGCGTGGTGGTAAAAGGGTCCGTAAAATGAAGGAACGCTACGCTATTACAGAATTTAGGAAACAAGCCAACAGAATGAATTTCGCTGAT ATTGAAAGCGATGCTTATCAAGAAGATCTTGGATACACTCGAGGTACTATTGGTAAAGCAGGCACTGGAAGAATTAGGTTACCGCAAATTGATGAGAAGACCAAAGTTCGCATTTCAAAAACGCTGCAGAAGAATCTACAAAAACAACAGCAGTGGGGCGGTAGCACAACTGTTAAAAAGCAAATTTCTGGAACAGCTTCTAGTATAGCATTCACACCACTTCAG GGCTTGGAAATTGTGAACCCACAAGCTGCAGAGAAGAAAGTCAGCGAGGCAAATGCAAAATACTTTTCCAATACCGCAGGCTTCTTGAAAGTCAAGAAAAC TTGA
- the LOC100115350 gene encoding U4/U6 small nuclear ribonucleoprotein Prp31 isoform X2, producing the protein MQRVTSQIDKYSKILRKSSDIIGTVESDPEYQLIVEANNLAVEIDTEIATIHRFTTSKYSKRFPELESLVVEHLEYMMTVKELGNDLDRAKNNEILQQFLTQATIMVVSVTASTTQGQLLTDAEKAAIDEACDMAIELSNLKQRIFEYVESRMAFIAPNLSTIVGASTAAKLMGVAGGLTKLSKMPACNILLLGTKKTTLSGFSQTAALPHTGFIYYSKIVQDTPEDLRRKAARLVAAKSTLAARVDACHESTDGTIGQQLREEIEKKLDKLLEPPPVKFIKPLPKPIDPGRKKRGGKRVRKMKERYAITEFRKQANRMNFADIESDAYQEDLGYTRGTIGKAGTGRIRLPQIDEKTKVRISKTLQKNLQKQQQWGGSTTVKKQISGTASSIAFTPLQGLEIVNPQAAEKKVSEANAKYFSNTAGFLKVKKT; encoded by the exons ATGCAAAGGGTCACGTCGCAGATCGATAAGTACAGCAAAATTCTTCGAAAGTCCTCTGACATTATAGGTACTGTTGAGTCCGATCCAGAATATCAGCTGATTGTGGAAGCCAACAATTTAGCCGTTGAAATAGACACAGAAATAG CAACAATACACAGGTTTACGACTAGCAAATACTCAAAAAGATTTCCAGAATTAGAATCTCTGGTCGTTGAACACTTGGAGTATATGATGACCGTCAAAGAATTAGGAAATGATTTAGACAGAGCAAAGAATAACGAAATCTTACAGCAGTTCCTCACTCAAGCAACAATTATGGTTGTTTCTGTAACTGCATCAACAACACAGGG ACAGCTGTTAACGGATGCAGAAAAGGCAGCAATTGATGAAGCCTGCGATATGGCTATCGAATtaagtaatttaaaacaaagaaTATTTGAGTATGTTGAGAGTAGAATGGCATTTATTGCTCCAAATTTATCTACAATTGTTGGTGCCTCAACTGCAGCTAAGCTGATGG GTGTTGCTGGAGGATTAACAAAGCTGTCAAAAATGCCAGCTTgcaatattttacttttaggAACTAAAAAGACTAcattatctggtttttcacaAACCGCAGCATTACCTCACACaggatttatttattattcaaaaattgtaCAGGATACCCCAGAA GACTTGAGAAGAAAAGCTGCAAGACTTGTAGCTGCAAAAAGTACACTTGCTGCTCGTGTTGATGCCTGTCATGAAAGTACGGATGGTACAATTGGTCAACAATTGCGtgaagaaattgaaaaaaaattagacaAACTTTTGGAACCACCACCCGTTAAATTTATCAAGCCATTGCCAAAGCCAATTGATCCAGGCAGGAAGAAGCGTGGTGGTAAAAGGGTCCGTAAAATGAAGGAACGCTACGCTATTACAGAATTTAGGAAACAAGCCAACAGAATGAATTTCGCTGAT ATTGAAAGCGATGCTTATCAAGAAGATCTTGGATACACTCGAGGTACTATTGGTAAAGCAGGCACTGGAAGAATTAGGTTACCGCAAATTGATGAGAAGACCAAAGTTCGCATTTCAAAAACGCTGCAGAAGAATCTACAAAAACAACAGCAGTGGGGCGGTAGCACAACTGTTAAAAAGCAAATTTCTGGAACAGCTTCTAGTATAGCATTCACACCACTTCAG GGCTTGGAAATTGTGAACCCACAAGCTGCAGAGAAGAAAGTCAGCGAGGCAAATGCAAAATACTTTTCCAATACCGCAGGCTTCTTGAAAGTCAAGAAAAC TTGA
- the LOC100115318 gene encoding guanine nucleotide-binding protein subunit alpha homolog, translated as MAGPLTWSCTWCLRFKFSPEEIEQRYKSQEIDRMLEKDRQAFRRQVKLLLLGAGESGKSTFLKQMRIIHGIKFEPELVKEYQHVIYQNIIKGMKVLVDARDKLNIPWEQPKNYDIGYQLLKFENTMILDARLFLHYVPALQSLWKDASIKKAFDRRREFQLSDSVQYFLDNLDRIARVDYVPTHQDILHCRKATKGISEFVIQINNIPFLFVDVGGQRSQRQKWYQCFDCVTSILFLVSSSEFDQVLLEDRRTNRLEESRNIFDTIINNMIFYGVSVILFLNKTDLLDKKVRSSDTNVRWYFPQFTGDPHSMKDVQNFILDLFVSVKRDPKKPLFHHFTTAVDTENIKVVFNAVKDTILHRNLESLMLQ; from the exons ATGGCGGGCCCCCTAACGTGGTCCTGTACCTGGTGCCTTAGGTTCAAGTTCAGCCCCGAGGAGATAGAGCAGAGGTACAAGAGCCAGGAGATCGACAGGATGCTGGAGAAGGACCGACAGGCCTTTCGCAGGCAGGTCAAACTCCTGCTGCTGGGGGCTGGCGAAAGTGGCAAGTCCACCTTCCTCAAGCAGATGAGGATCATTCACGGCATCAAGTTCGAG CCTGAGCTGGTTAAGGAATACCAGCATGTCATTTATCAAAACATTATAAAAGGAATGAAAGTCTTGGTGGATGCTCGAGACAAGTTAAATATTCCTTGGGAGCAGCCCAAAAATTATGACATCGGCTACCAACTgctgaaatttgaaaataccATGATACTGGATGCCCGACTTTTCCTCCACTATGTACCAGCACTCCAAAGTCTATGGAAAGATGCTTCAATTAAGAAGGCATTTGATAGACGAAGAGAGTTTCAATTG AGTGACTCAGTGCAATACTTTCTGGATAACCTTGATAGGATTGCCAGAGTG GATTATGTTCCCACACATCAAGACATTTTGCACTGTAGAAAAGCCACGAAAGGAATATCCGAGTTTGTCATACAAATTAACAACATCCCATTCTTATTCGTTGACGTAGGTGGGCAGAGATCACAAAGGCAAAAGTGGTATCAATGTTTTGACTGTGTAACTTCAATACTTTTTCTTGTGTCTTCTTCTGAATTTGATCAAGTTTTATTAGAAGATAG GCGAACTAATAGATTGGAAGAGTCAAGGAATATATTTGATACAATTATCAATAATATGATATTCTACGGAGTATCTGTCATACTATTCTTGAACAAAACCGATCTGCTTGATAAAAAAGTCAGATCTTCAGACACGAACGTTCGCTGGTACTTCCCGCAGTTTACGGGCGATCCACATTCCATGAAAGatgttcaaaattttatattggACCTATTTGTATCAGTGAAAAGGGACCCAAAAAAGCCGTTATTCCATCACTTCACCACTGCTGTTGACACGGAAAATATCAAAGTTGTCTTCAACGCTGTGAAAGATACAATTCTGCATCGTAACTTGGAATCACTCATGCTGCAGTAA